GCTGATCTTCTTTGTGGTCGCTTCCAAGATGGATCCGACGCAAACGGGAAAGATTCCGGAAGCCACCAACGGCTTGGCCATTTCGGCCAAGGATTCAGCGGTCATTTTCATTGAGCCCGCCGGCGGTGATTCTCCCGCGATTTTGCGTCGCTACGACGGCAGCGAATTCAGCAAAGACGAAGAGACCGCAACCAGCGAGATCGTTGAATACCTGACTGGCGAATTGGAAAAGTCCATCGGAACGAACAAGAACCAAGTGATGTTGCTCGGGGACGCCGAGGTGAAGGTGTCCGAGG
Above is a window of Rhodopirellula islandica DNA encoding:
- a CDS encoding ExbD/TolR family protein; translated protein: MSQGFIDDDEDDEPALPRKKRPEEEMDITPMIDITFLLLIFFVVASKMDPTQTGKIPEATNGLAISAKDSAVIFIEPAGGDSPAILRRYDGSEFSKDEETATSEIVEYLTGELEKSIGTNKNQVMLLGDAEVKVSEVTRVQKIVGDAFQDLEFTYIAVKEQ